In Setaria viridis chromosome 5, Setaria_viridis_v4.0, whole genome shotgun sequence, the genomic stretch GTCAAATTTTCCACTTCTGTTGACACGGTCCATAATCTCTTGCCTGCAATTTAAAAGTTTCATAATGTCAGCACTTGTATTTGCAGCAAAATCATCTTCGCGGAGCAGAAAgggagctgaagaagatgaagtttGGTAGTGACCTAGATAGAGGCTCATTATCACAGCCCACAAAGATGCGGCCGCGTAATCTCCTTTTCATGATGGCAATTGCAAGGGAGGCGGCATCCTGTAAACAACATATAAGGCAAAGATTCGTAAAATGCAGAGCACATAGTAAATATATACCCTGGCATATTAATCAGGTACATATAATCAACAAGAGAATCCAGTCATCTCAATAAACTGTTtaaaccttttttttaaaaaaaaacttagtaTCTACAGTATGGATGCACTTTTTTTAATTATCATTTGCTTCCATGGGGGATCATATACATATTAACACTCGGTGTATATGTTGCATCAAAGGCTTAGGTACATATTGATCCGAATTTGCCCCAAAACATCTACAATATGgtctaagatgcctaggactgtcctaccctaaaagtagtcaacaaaagtggtgctacagcaagcatatgctgcagccccactgtcctccagtcaacaaaACAGCTGCAGTCCCTCAAGGACAGTAGCACAAGGGCTAGccaagcagctgcagctccaCAAGGACTGCAGCCCCACAAAGACCACAAGGACCAGCTGTAGCCCTACAAGGACTGCAGCCCCACAAGGACCAGCAACAAGACTTTATCCAGCATCATTCTCCCCCTAAGTCTTGTGCGTCGTCTTGTGGGAAGGTTGGACCATCCCGGTCCTGGAACAGAGCTCAAGGAACTTGATCCTCCCAAGGGGCTTGGTGAGTAGGTCCACAAGCTGATCCTTAGTGTTGATGTAGCTCGCCttgatgcttccttcctccaagcagcctcggatgaagtggtacTTCACCCGGATGTGCTTGCTCCGCTCATGGAAAACGGGGTTCTTTGCCAGGGCCAGagcggacttgctgtccaccctAAGCTCCACCGCTCTAGTGTCTCTGCCAAGTAGATCACCGAGCAGTCGGGCAAGCCAAAGCGCCTGAGTTGAAGTAGTGGAGGCCGCTATGTACTCGGCCTCGCAGCTGTCCAgctccaccacctgctgcttgaccgactgctagctaacgaggcacttgccgaggaagaagagaatcccgctcgtgctctttctggtgtcgatgtcgccggcgtggtcgcTGTCACTGTACCCGACGAAGTGTGCCGCCTCGGGACACCCCGGGTAGAAGAGACCGTGGTCGAGGGTCCCCGCCATGTAGCGGACGATCCTCTTCACGGCCTGCTGGTGCTCCATCGtcggtcgctgcatgaaccgactTACGTAGCCGATGGAGAATGCCAAGTCCGGCCGTGTGTGGGCGAGAtagcgaaggctccccacaagaCGCCGGTACTGCGTAGCGTCTACCTCCTCCGTCGTGCTGTCGCggctcagcttcagcctctcctccatcggagtgAGACCTGGGTTGCAGTCGGTGAGCCCGGCTAGCTCCATGACGCGCTTGGCGTAGGCGGTCTGTCGAAGCGTGATCCCGGAATCATCCTGGTGCACCTCGATCcccaggtagaaggagagaggtcccaggtaactcatctagaaggtggccttcatttcttccttgaacgccgccacctccgcatccttggtgccggtgatcaccaagttgtcgacgtagacacccaccagcagggtattttctccattgccccgccggtagatggccgcctcgtgcgggctttgctcgaagcccatCCCTTTGAGCGTGGAATCCAACTTGGCATTCCACACCCTCGGAGCCTGCCGCAGGCCATAGAGGGCCTTGCGCAAGCGCAGCACCTTGCCCTCCTTGCCGGGGATCGCAAAACCCGACGGCTGGTGTacgtagacctcctccttcaagtcgtCGTTAAGAAACGCCGACTTGACGTCCATGTGATGAACGCGCCAGCCTTCCTGGGCGACCAGCGCAAGGAGGAGTCGcacggactccatccgtgcCACGGGGGCAAAAGCATCGTCGAAGTCAATCCCCTCTTGCTGCACGAACCTAcgtgccaccaagcgagccttgtgcttgacgatggcaccggcttcatccctcttcagcttgaacacccatttaAGGGTGATCGCGCGGTGACCATGAGGGAGGTCAGCAAGCTCCCAGGTGCGGTTCTTCTCAACCGCGTCCATCTCCGACTGCATCGTAGCGCGCCATGCCGCGTGTCTCTCGGCCTCCGCGAAAGATCGAGGTTCGTCGTCATCGCATGCAAGGTGCAACTGTGCCTCCAGGTCGCGAGGCACCAGTCCCGGCACGACTTGTCGCCGAGGAGGTCTTCCATCGTACGGTACCGCAACTGCTCGCCGTCGAAGTACGCGTCGATGCGCTCCTCGTCGTGAGAGAGCGGAGTAGCGAACTCCACCGGGCTGTGCTCGACATGAGCTGGTGTCGGAGTAGACGTGCTCGGAGGAGTGGCCGTCGGTGCTGGAGTACGTGGCGTCGCCAgctgtggtggtgctggcgAGAAGCTCGTCGCAGCCGAAGTCGCGGCTGGAGAGCGTGGCGCTGCCGGAGTAGCAGGCGTCGGAGTCGGTGGAGGTTCGGGGACCGGGGTAGGCACGCTCGACGAAGAAGAGCTGCCtactcccccagctccctcgaagtggaCGTACTCAACAGTGAAGTCGTCGTACGTCGGAGTCGAACCGTCGTCCACCGCCTTGTCCCACGCCCATCCTCAcccttcgtcgaacacaacaTCACGCGCTGTGCGCACACGCTGTGTCTCCGGGTCGAGAATGCGGTAGGCCTTCGAACCCTCCGTGTAGCCGATGAACACTCCTGGAATGCTCCTGTTGTCAAGCTTGCCGATGTGGCCAAGCTCCTTGGCAAACGCGAGGCAGCCGAAGACCCGCAGGTGGGACACCACCGGCTTGCGCCCATGCCAAGCCTCATATGGCGTCCTGCCGTCGAGCGCCTTGGTGGACGAGCGGTTGAGGATATAGACAGCCGTTACCACCAGACCCAGAGAATAGCCGGCATCCccctctgcttgaggagggcCCGAGTCATTCCCACAACAGTCTGGTTGCGCCGCTCGACGACGTCGTTCTGCTGTGGGCTTTAAGGCGCGGAGTAGTGGCGCTAAATGCCCTCATCAGCGCAGTACGATGCGAATTCAACCACCGTGAATTCGCCACCATTGTCGGTGCGCAACACGTGCAGCTTGCGGCCGCACTCTGCCTCCGCAGCAGCCTGCGTGCGCCTGATGGTGTCCGCAGCCTCTCTCTTGCTGCCGAGGACCATCACCCACATGTAGCGGGAGAGGTCGTTGACGAGCAACAAGAAGTAGCGTCGTCCTCCGGGTGTGGCCGGTGTCACCGGGCCACACAAGTCCCTgtgcacgagctcgagccgCTCCTTGGCTCGGAAGCTCGCCTGCTGGGGAAAGGGGAGCTGTCTCTGCTTTGTCAACACACAAACATCGCAGAACTGCTCCACATGATCAAGACATGGCAGGCctcgcaccatctccttggcactGAGCCGCTTCAGGGCCTCGAAATGAAGGTGCCCGAAGCGCTCGTGCCACTGCCACGCCTTGTCGTCCCGACGAGCAGCGAGGCAGAAGGGTTGTGCCACCTGCACATTGAGGATGTAGAGGCGATTTGCGCCTCTAGTTACCTTGGCAAGAAGGCGACGACAGCGGTCCGAAATCCTCATGACTCCGTCGTCGATCACCACGCGCGAACCGTTCTCTTCCAGCTGTCCCAGGCTGATGATAGAGTTCCTCAGCGCGGGGATGTAGTACACTCCGATGAGCAGCCTGTGCTCTCCAGACTCGGCGGTGAAGATGACGGAGCCGACGCCCTTGATCTCTACGCCGGAGGCATCCCCAAACTTGACGGTGCCTCGGACGCTAGAGTCAAGCTCGGTGAAGAACTCTCGCCGACCGGTCATGTGCTGGGTAGCGCCGGTGTCGAGGCACCACCCCTCAATCCTATCGTTGCTGGAGCCGTCGCCGAGGAAGGCGTGTGCCCTCGGCtcgtcaaggtggaggagaaccgctgcggccgatgccgctggagttagctcgatgcttgcatgtgaCAGGAGCAgagccagctcctcctcctccgctagtGCGACGTGAGTCTGGCCGCGTCTTGGCTGTCGACAGTCCTTGGTCCAATGGCCAAGCCTGCCACAGTTGCGGCACGTGTCGTCTCGTGGCGGCCTGTGTTCGCCGGCGGCACCACCctgggcgcctcctcgcgcgccgccagcaccaccctgggcgcctcctcgcgcgccgccctcgGCACCTCGTCGCGCCTTGGGCGCCTTGCGTGGCTTTCCGCGCCTGCGGCCgcctgtcgaggaagaaggctcccccTTCTTCCGATCACCCTGGCGGGCCTCCCACTGCTCCTGAGTGAAATGGAGCTTCCCGCCAATGATGACAGGCCCTGAGGGAGGCTGTGACTCGTCGCTATCGACGACCTTGAGGCGACCTATCGCCTCCTCGATCGACATCCTGGAGAGGTCTAGCAGAGACTCGATCGAGCGAGCGATCTGCTTGTACTTCTCGGGTACGCAGCGGATGAGCTTCTCGACAGCTCTCTCCTCGCCGTAGGTGTCGTCGCCGTACTGCACCATCTTCTGCAACAGAGTGTTGAGATGGAGAGCAAAGTCACCAACGTCCTCACCTGGCTTGAAGGCCAGGTTCTCCCACTCCTTGCGAAGTGCCTGCAGTGTGGACTTGCGGGCGCGATCGTTGCCGATGCGTGCCGCAGCGACGGCATCCCAAGCCTCCTTGGCAGTCCGCTTCTGGGAAAGCAAGAACTGCATCTCGGGCGGGACTGCAGCGATGAGGGCGTCCAGCGCCCATCGATCCTCATCGTAGTCGACGTCACTGTATCGGACTGCCTCCCACATGTGCCGCACCTGGAGCCTCACCCTCATCACCGCGGCCCACTCGACGTAGTTGGTCTTGGTGAGGGTAGGCCACCCACCGCCGGGGCCGACTTCCCTGACAACAGCATGGGCCCCGTGGCGACCATGACAGCGGTCCGAGGAGGGAGAGCCACGCTGCCTGTAAGGGCCGCGCTCTCCGtcgacccggccgccgcgccgccgatcgaactccatctccgcctccaGCTAGGCAGCCCTCTCCCGCAATCGCTGGACCTCCAGTCGAGGTCGATGTGCGGGTCGCCCTGGAAGTCGCGGTCACCATGTCCGCCAGGAACACGGTCatcgcgcgcgcccccgcctGGAGCGCCGGCTGTGCACGCCCGtctgggctgccgccgccgtgcccgcggGGGTGCTCGGCTGCCCACTACGCCGCCCGTtcctgcgccgcctcccttgCTAGCACGAGCTCTATGTCGGTACCGCCATCGGCAGAGGTAGCGCTGCTGATGCTACCGCCACGTAGAGTATCGAgctccgctgccgctgccgccgccgcttccgcttcTGCCCTTGCTGcagccagctccgccgccaccagcctcgatgcccgccgccgccgcagcggtctCCGCCGCCACTCGGGTACGCTCCTCTGCCACAGCGAGCTCGGCCTCCTGCCGACGCCGCGCACTCGAGGCGACCGAGTGCTGAGACTGTCCTGCGGACATAGCGCGCCACCGGGGGGCTGCGTGGGGAAGAGGCTGCTTCCGACGAGCTGCCGCTCGTCTGCGTAGAGGGAGAGGAGTGAGCAGGGACAGCCGGTGCTTCTGCTACCGGCTGGGGACGAAAGGTGGCTAGGGAGGGTTGTGAGCAGGAGATGTTCAAGCTACAGGAtagtacggctctgataccagttgttaggatctgaactgtaactctcatcgagaggatggcactaggaagagttggggcaaTTTTCTAGATTTTCTTTCTACACAATACAATCATCCATGTTATAATACAAACATAAATAAGTAGCAACTCTTACTTCATAATGTATCAGATTGAGTATATGGTCAGGACGTGCATCCAAGGTTCCTTTTGACAACCAGTAAACATGAGGACCTCGATCCGATTTGTGTTGGAAGTCAAGGAATATTGTATTAGTTCTGCCAATTGTAATTCAGTGGGGTTCGGGCAAAGTATATCAAAGAACACTAGATGCTTGAAAGTAGGAATATGTATTAAAAAAAGGACATGTCGGTGAGGATATGTAAAGTCCTACTAGCCTGAGAACACAGCCTCCTGCCTCAAGGACAACATTTTCAGCTTTTAGAAGGACATCCGTACGAGGGCTTTGACCAATCTGTATGCATGGAGAATCCTACACAAGCAGAAAAGAGACAAAGGTTAAATTAAATCAACAAAGCCAGACCTGGCACTGAAACATTGTGGTAAAGCACAAGCAAATAGACCAGGGTTCTAGAAACTGGATCATaattaaaaaatgtaacatccATGAAACAGCATGTTCCCAGCCTGAATATGGATCCTTTTTCTTGTTCCATAGTTCACAAATTCCGATACGAGTTTCGAATGCTTCTGCTTGGAATATTAGCTGAAAGTAATACTGTCTCTAGTCCTCTactaaaaaaaaagaggggagAGTTTTGCACCCACAAAGATGAGAAGCAAGCGAATGACTTAGAAAACTCTTCTATTGTATGATGTATAATATAAATCTCAGAGTAATAATACCTCACTGCACAATCCATTATCACTGCAGTCATAGACGGCAGTACTCGAGGTGAACAGGAAAGAGCCTTCTCCATTCCAATTCGAAGCTGCTACTCTGCAAATGTCTTCTGAAATAAGGATGTCTGACATGTACTTGACACTAATGGTTTTAAAGTACAAGACAGAGCTAGACATATTTGACGGTGAGAACACTTGGATCGTTCATGAATACTTTTACACACTTCCATCGCCAGAAAACAGCACTACTTCAGTCAATGAGTTCAGGAAAGAGGGTTCTCAGGGTCAGGTGATGGTCTACTGCCGGAGTAGCAGGCCGGCCAACGGTGGGGATGCTGCCAACCACAGGCAGGAGGACGGCTGGTTGAGAAGGGCCAGGGTGGGGGTGGCAGCAATGCCGGGTTAGCGTGGTGAGGGAAAGTAGATGTGGATCTAGCGGCAGGGATATCCCTAGACGGGGGAAGAGGCTGGCTGAGCAGGGAAGTGATTTGAGGGCTGAGTCCATGCACTGCTAATTTGCTAGAGAGATTGATCCCTGAAAGAAGATAGCAGCACTGACTAAAACACTGATGAACATATAGGTGATTTTGATCTGCCATCATCCATATATTTTTAGCTTCAGGGATCATCTATTGAAGAAAAGGCAACATCTCGTTGATCAATACTCATGTAGTCCTGCCAATTAAGGGAGAATCAGTGATGCTCATTGCTTGATATTAGTGCTGGCAGTTTCATATATTTCCCTCCATGTATCATAAGCCCAGTAAACCCCCTTGAAGCGTGGCAGTTTCCTGGCATAGTCTCAACTCATTTAAGATAACCCTATTGCAAGGGGAGCAATATGTTTACACAAGAGACTTGGGTAAGAATTATGAAACTTAATGGGCAAACAAATCAGATGAAGCCAATAGCCACCCAAGTCATATTTTTATTTAGCATTTATGAAGTGAAACAGGTTTGATAGAAGTTTCCTGGTTTCTCTGTTTAATTGTGGATCCATTAGATCACAATGGCAAAAATTGTCCGATGATGATGAGAATGACTCGACCAAGGGGGAGAGACGTTCCCCTGATTTTTTCCCTTAAGAAGGTTTCACCAGCCTTCGAATCTGGAATGGTGACAGGTTTCATTGATGATGATGGGTATGGGTTTGCGATATATATAGCTAGTCGCCTAGTCGTTAACTGCAGGCAGAGCCCTTAAAAGATTTGATGAGTTACATAAGGCTGCATCATCTAATTTATGCACATTGCATTTCATCCTAAGCCTTGCAAACACCTCTCTGTTCTTATTATATAACTCATCTCAAAGCCTTGTCGGATTATTTTAAAAAGTATATTGAATGTGCAAATTTGGTTAAAAGATAAACAAATTTCAGTAAGAGAATAAATAACCAAAGCCCTACAATTCCATGTTATAGAACATTTTTGCAAGCACCGAGCATGCCAAATGCTAGAAGAATGTGCCCAAAAGCCAATCATGCATTACAACTGACAAGTATGGAGATTTCAATAATTATTTCTGATGAAGAGAAAATCAGAGCATGTCCACGTTGGAAATACAGAATGAACAAAAGGAGGCAATCATCATTGAAAGCATACAGTTATTTACCTCAGGTCCCCAGCATAATCCTCAGAACGATATGGCGGAGCACAGAAAATAACATATGGAAATTTTGGACCTGGTATGGACCCCTTCAAGGAGGGAATGATACCAAGTTCAGTTAATTCACAGTGATGATCTGTGGTTGCAGTATGGCCATAAACATTGGAACCTGGATGTTCCTACAAGGCAAGCTCTTAATCAGAATAAGCTTTACGGTATTTGACCTGTGAAGGAATTGACATTTACAAACTGTGCCGCAAAGATATCGCAAGGGTAACAGCCATAAAAATATCATTGATTACAATTGCCAAAATCATAGCATGTTAGTGGTACTTCGCTATACCACTAAAGAAATGTTAGCACAGTTGAATGGTTGATTTGTATTTCTATTTTTTGGAGCGACCTGCAGTTAGTTGCCTTTAAAACAAGATTAACTTTAGCCACTCTCTCCTACCCTTTAGATCAAAATCCGACTATTTACAGGTGTTATCCATTTCTATATGCATGTAATCCAGGATTACACTATTCTTCCC encodes the following:
- the LOC117857689 gene encoding uncharacterized protein, which translates into the protein MGGGARLPPPRPRRLHFHQSTPIPYLHATAPVAASSTLFVHRPAPIPSARVSRPRRRAAMSAATAADSSSTIGVSDATGVDARSLESVGQNDLLIVGPGVLGRIVAEMWKQEHPGSNVYGHTATTDHHCELTELGIIPSLKGSIPGPKFPYVIFCAPPYRSEDYAGDLRVAASNWNGEGSFLFTSSTAVYDCSDNGLCSEDSPCIQIGQSPRTDVLLKAENVVLEAGGCVLRLVGLYKSDRGPHVYWLSKGTLDARPDHILNLIHYEDAASLAIAIMKRRLRGRIFVGCDNEPLSRQEIMDRVNRSGKFDTKFQGFTGTDGPLGKRMENSKTRAEIGWQPKYPSFTEFLGLSNL